AAACGCTCTTCGGCAAGGGAAACCGCCCCCTGGAGCTGCGGACGGGATTCAAGTACCTGGTCAGGATCCGCGCCGATGCCGAAGGCGGGCTGACCGCCGGGAAAAAAGAGCGGGACCATTTCCGTGTGACCACCCGCGTCCGGTACACCAAGATGCTGCGGCATCCGGTGTTTCTCATCGGCTGCGCCCTGAACAACCGGCAGCTCTCGGCGCTGTTCGCCGAGGAACGCTGTGAATACCGGTGGATTCTGCCCTCCAGGCCCGATCATTTCAGCGAGGAAGATTTTATGGTTGACGGCGTTCGGATCGACGGCCGGGAGGTCCCGATTATCAGTAAAGATAACACGAACCGGGGGCTTGAGGTCTGGTGCGGCGGCGAGGGTCTCCGGAGCAGTCTGAACCGCCGGGTGAAGGTCGAAATCGAAGTCAGCACGAAGAAGCTCCGAACGAGCAATACCTTTTCGGTATACCTGGTTTATCCCACCAGAGGACTTGAGATCTGTTTCGACTACACCGGAGCGGGATTGCGCAATGTGCGGGAAGTCGCTTTTTTCGCCGGCAAGCAGACCGATCCGGAAGTGACGGCACGACGGGGCGAATCGGTGACACTGCGGCTCAATGACGATGAATGGGTATTCCCCAACAGTGGCGTAACCTTTTCCTGGGACCTGCAGACCCGGTGAACAGCTCAGCGGTGACGGAGAATCGTTGTGACGGAAAAACATGAAAAGCTTCGGGTCGGGGTGATTTTCGGCGGCATGTCGTCGGAACGCGAGGTGTCGCTCAACAGCGGACGAAACGTGTATGACAACCTTGACCGGGAGCTCTACGAGGCCATCCCCATCTTCATGGACGGCCGGGGGGGGCTCTGGATACTTCCCTGGAAACTCGTTTCCCAGAATACCACCGTTGACATCATGGAGCGGCTTGTCGGAGAAGCCGAGCGCATAGCCTACGAGGATCTGCGGAAAACGATCGACCTGGCCTTCATCGCCCTTCACGGGAAGTACGGCGATGACGGTTGCGTCCAGGGGATGCTGGAACTGCTGGGAATCCCCTATACCGGCTCGGGAGTGCTCGCCTCCGCCCTGGGTATGGACAAGGACCTGCAGCAGAGACTCTTCGTCCGATCCGGCATTGCCGTGCCCCGCAGCTGTGTCATCAGCGAGGACCGGTGGCACCGTGACCCGGGAGGCGTGGAGGAGGAACTCTCATCGGATTTCGGCTTTCCCCTTGTCACGAAACCGACCCGCGAAGGGTCAAGTTTCGGTGTCACCATTGTCCGCGACCGGGAGGGGATTGCGGGCGGCATGGACAGCGCCCTGGTCCTGGACCGGGCCGTGCTGGTGGAGGAGTATCTCGATGGTATCGAATTCTCCTGCATCGTCATTGAAGAAAAAGAAGGTCCCCGTCCGCTTTCGGTGACGGAGATTCAGCCCCGGAGCGCTTTTTTTACCTACGATGACAAGTACATGCCCGGCCAGTGCCGGAAGTTCACGCCTCCCAGGTCGATTCCGCCTGAAGCGGTGGCGGCCATAGAACGGGACGTAGTCCGGGCCTTTGAAACGCTCGGTTTCCGGTGTTACGGAAGAATCGACGGATTCTATCTCAAAAATGGCGACATTTTTATAACCGATCCCAACTCGTCATCAGGCATGGCACCCTCGTCGTTTTTCTTCGAGCAGGCCGCTGAGGCGGGCATGCTGCCCCAGGATATTCTGTCACGGCTGATAGAGATAGCGCTTTCGGTTCATGGGGCCGGGCGGGACCCGCTCCAGATCTGATAAAGGGCTTTACAGGTCCGGAGTTTATCAGTATAAGCCTTCTCATACACACTACAGTTGAGCAGGTGTCTCCTATGTCAGAAACTGGTCGGAATGATTCTCCGCCACGAAAGACCCGCGTGGCTGTCGTTATGGGAGGAATCTCGTCGGAACGGGAAATATCTCTCGAAAGCGGGCGCAACATCTTCGGAAAGCTTCCGAAAGAGCGCTACGAAGCGCTTCCTGTCTTCATGGACCGCCGGGGCGGGCTCTGGCATATCCCCCTGAAGCATCTCATGAGAAACGCCACCGCCGATATCGAGGAGGATCTTGACGGCGGGGCGCGCAGGATTCCCTATGAAGAGCTCAAAAGCATCGTGGACATCGTCTATATCGCCCTGCACGGGAAATACGGCGAAGACGGATGTTTCCAGGGACTCCTCGAGCTCCTGGGGGTTCCCTACGTGGGCTCCGGGGTACTCGGCTCGGCCCTGGCCATGAACAAGTACGTGTCGCGGCAGCTTCTTGCCCATGCGGGGATCGGCGTGCCGAAAACCCTGCGTGTTTCGCGTGAAGACTGGGCCGCCGGCGAGGAGCCGGTCCGGGACGACATAGAAGAGAACATCGGCTATCCCTGCGTGATAAAACCCACCCGCGAGGGATGCAGCACGGCGGTCAGCAGGGTGACGGAGCGGAATGAACTGGGTCCCGCCATCGAGGCGGCCCTGCAGTGGGACGCCGATATCCTTGTCGAAGAGTATATTCGGGGCATGGAAGTTACCTGCGGTGTTATCGGCACCGATGATCCCCGGGCGCTGACACCGTCGGAAACGATTCCGACGGCCGACATCCTGTCCCTGGAGGACAAGTTTCTCTACGGTCAGGGCGAAAACAAGACGCCTGCCCGCCTGACACCGGATATTCTTGAACGGGTCAGGGAAACGGCACTGAAAACCTTTGTCACCCTGGGGTTGAAGGTGTATGCCCGCATCGACATGTTCGTCAGGGAAGACGGCGCCGTGGTGGTCCTGGAACCGAACAGCCTTCCGGGCATGACGCCCGCAACGGTGCTTTTTCACCAGGCCGCCGAGTCGGGCATCAACCAGTCCGATCTCATGGACCGGATCATACGTTATTCGCTCGAAGCGCACGAAAAGAAAAAGGGCCCCCTGTGAACGCGGCTGATTCCGCCCTGACATAAGGAGACCGTGGTGAGTAAAGCGATTGCTCTTCTTGACCGGTTCGGGCGGTCTGTCTATGCCGCCCTGGAAGAGATGGGGAACATGCTTCTGCTCTTTCTTTCCACCCTCTCCTGGGCCGCGCGGCCCCCGTTCAAGATCCGGCTTATCATAAAACAGATGGAGTTCGTGGGCGTCAAGTCCATCTTCGTCGTTGTGTTGACGGGGCTTTTTACAGGGATGGTCACCACGCTTCAGGGTTACTACGGGTTCAGAATGTTCAGTGCCGAAACGCTGGTGGGGTCGACGGTGGCACTTGCCATGACGCGCGAGCTGGGTCCTGTTCTGACGGCGCTCATGGTGACGGCCAGGGCGGGATCGGCCATGGCCGCGGAACTGGGGACCATGCGTGTCACGGAGCAGATCGACGCCCTCTATGTCATGGCGGCGAATCCCGTCAAACACCTCATCGTGCCCAGGGTTGTCGCCGGAGTCACCATGCTCCCCGTGCTTACGGTGGTATCCGTCTTCACGGGCATCGTGGGGTCCTATTTTGTGGGAGTCATCATACTGGACATCAACAGGGGCATGTTCATGGAAAACATACCCAGGTTCGTCGACCTGTACGACCTGTACAACGGTCTGGTCAAGGCGGCCTTCTTCGGACTGATCCTGTCCTTCGTGGGATGCTTCAAGGGATTCAACACCACCGGCGGGGCCGAAGGCGTGGGCAAGGCGACAACGGAAGCGGTGGTCATATCGGCCATCACCATACTGATAAGCGATTATTTCCTGACGGCCCTCATGTTCTAGCGGGCGGGTGACGTTTTTCGACTTTTTGCGAGTTCATCATGATTGAACTGCGGGACATACACAAGTCTTTCAAGAACCATATCGTGCTCGACGGACTGAACCTGAAGATAGAGGAAGGCAAAACCACTATCATCATCGGCCGCAGCGGCGGCGGCAAGAGTGTTCTCCTCAAGCATATCATCGGGCTGCTCAAGCCGGACAGGGGAACCATCGTCGTGGACGGCGACGACATTACCGCCATGGGCGACCGTGAACTGAACGAAGTGAGAAAAAAATTCGGCATGCTCTTCCAGGAGGCGGCCCTGTTTGATTCCATGAATGTTCTCGAGAATGTGGCTTTTCCGTTGAGGGAGCATTCCAGGATGAAGGAACAGGAAATCAGGGACCGGGTGCGGTCCCGCCTCCAGGACGTCGGACTTTCGGGGGTGGAGGAAAAAATGCCCTCCGAGCTTTCGGGAGGCATGAAAAAACGGGTGGGGCTGGCCCGGGCCCTGGCCATGGAGCCGCGGATTGTCCTCTTCGATGAGCCCACCACCGGTCTCGATCCCGTCATGACCGAGGCGATTGACCGGCTCATATTTGAAACGCAGCGGAACTTCAATCTTACCTGTGTCGTCATCAGCCATGATATAAAGTCCATCTTTGCCGTGGGGCACCGGGTCGCCATGCTGTATGACGGCCGGATTATCGAATACGGGACTCCGGAAGCGCTGAAGGCATCGAGCAATCCGGTTGTCCAGCAATTTCTGGCGGGGAGCCTCGAGGGCCCCATCAGCATCATGTAGGTGTATGAAAACAGTTGTTTTGTCGTAACGCTAATGCTATGCCGACAAGGTACGAATCAAACGGGGCAGGGGATGCGTTCAATCAGCACTGAGGCAAAGGTAGGGATATTTGTTCTTGTGGCCATGGTCATCCTGGCCTACATGTCCTTCCGGGTGGGTGAATACGGATTCGGACTCAGGGAAGGCTACACCGTATCGGCTGTTTTCGAAAGTGTTTCCGGGCTGAAGCGTGACGCCTTCGTGCAGATCGCCGGTGTCGAGGTCGGCAGGGTGGAGCGTATTTCCCTCAAGAACGGCCGCGCCGAGGTGGTCATGCGGATTATTCCATCGGTCCGCCTCGAAAAGGACGTCACGGCCTCTCTCAGGACCTATGGCATCCTGGGGGACAAGTACGTCGATATCGCCCCGGGAACCCCGGAATCGGGCTACCTGCCTGAAGGCGGCGAGATAGTCTACGTGGAAATGCCGGCCGATCTGGACAAGCTGCTCCGTGAATTGGGAACCATAGCCAATGACGTCATGGCCGTGACGGCATCGTTGAGGCACGTTATCGGCGGCGATGAGGGAGAGGCCAACCTGCGCTCCATTGTTGAAAATACCCGTGACCTTATGGTGAACCTGAACAGGGTGGTGGAACGGAGCGATAAAAGCTTCGGACAATTGTCGGAAAGCCTGACAGCGGCATCCCGGGAGATGCAGCGAACCTTTACGGCCCTCAGCGATATTTCAGAGCGGATCAGCCGCGGCGAGGGAACCTTGGGCCAACTCGTTGAGAACAGGGAGCTCTTCGACAACCTGACCACGACGGTCGCTTCCATTCAGAAGATCACGGATCAGATAAGCACCGGCGAGGGGACCATCGGAAAGCTGATATACGAAGATGAGACCGTGGAGAACATCAACCTGGGGTTGAAAAGCATCGACCGGAGCATGGAGAGTATCAACCGGTATATTTCAAAAACGGAACAGTTTCGGACTTTTGTAGGTTATCGGGGGGAATATCTCACCAGGAGCGACAAGGCGAAATCCTACTTTCAGGTCAGAATTCAGCCCCGGGAGGATATGTTCTACATCCTAGGACTGGTGTCTGATCCCCGGGGCAGAAGGACCATCACAGAACGAAGCATCGGCGGAGCCCTCCCCGTTCGCATCGAGGAATATGACAAGAGCGGCCTTCTCTTTGACGCCCAGATCGGCAAGAGGTTCAAGGACCTGGCCCTGCGGGGCGGCATTTTTGAATCCACCGGCGGTGTAGCCGCTGATTTTTACACCCTCAATGACAATCTGAAGGTTACCCTGGAGGCCTTTGATTTTGACGACGAGCGCCGGACCCATCTGAAAGTCTACGCGGCCTACCAGTTGTTCAGGAATGTGCATCTCACGGCGGGCTGGGATGATTTCATCAGCAAGCACGGCAATTCCTCACCCTTTCTCGGACTTTCCATCCACTTCGAGGATCGGGATCTCAAGTACATACTCTCCAGTGTTCCCACGTCCCCCTGACATGACTGCCCGGCAGATTCATTTCCTTGATTACTTCATACGCCTGTGAGAGACTACCTACGACTATCGCTTTGGTCATGGGGGTACCTCCTTTGGGGTTTTGGAATATCATCGGTGGTACCCCTTTCTCGTCAGTGACACAAGATATGATACATTACCCCGGCAGAGCGGGACTTGACAGAAAAGGTTGTATAAATATATTAGCGTCATCACCGAGAGCGACCCCGGTTTTTTGAAGGGCGGGATCCCTGAATTTTGTCATTCCGGGGAACGCCCAGGACACCGTGATTCCGAGGAGCACTCGAGGTGCCGTCCTCGCGAGGAGCGTTCAAAGTACCGCCATAGCGGGGAGCGTTCAAAGCGCTGTCATTTCGAGGCGCGCAGCGACGAGAAATCTTGTTCTTCAACCGTCATCGTGAAAGATTTCTCCCTCCGGTCGAAATGACGACGGGGGGCGTTCGAAGTGACAGGGGGGACGCTCGAAATGACGACGGAGGCGGTCGAAACGATGAAGAAGAGCGATCGTAATGGCACAAAAGATGGCTCTTTAACGGTCTTAGGTGCTTGATACCGGCCAGGGAGAGCGATTTTTTCCGTTATGTACTTTTCACGAGAGCAGATAGTCGCCGTCGGGCGATGTTTCAGCGGAGCGGAAAGGCTGACCGAACGGTACTTCAATCTCGGTCGGGACGCGTTCAGTACGAACCGTTACGATGTCAAGACCCGGTTTTTCCTGGCCGATCACGAGGTGGACGATCGCGCCTTCGCCCACCTGGTGAGGTATGAGTACCGCAGGCCCGGCTGGGAGGACCCAACGGGAGACAACGATTTTTTCAAGATTTGCCTGCAGGATGGAAGAATACTCCACGCCGTCGAGCGGAGCGCGTCCTTCGTCAAGCTGGAACCGCTCATGTGTTACATAGCCATCCACGAACTGATTCACGTGATACGGTTCAGCCGTGGTGAGGCCGACTTCGATGCATCGTTGGAAGAAAAGGTGGTAGAAGAAGAAAAGGTCCATGAAATAACACGGACCATACTGAAACCCCACGCTGACCGGGACATGAACCTCGTTATCGATTGCTTCAGGAGCGATTATCACGTGGGGGATATTTTTACCGGGGAAGAAGCTTCGGGAAACTGACGATCATGGGGATGGAGGATTGTAATTATGCCGATTTACGAGTACAAATGTGACGTTTGCGGCAAAGACTTTGAAGTGTTCCAGGGAATATCCGATCCGCCGGTGACGGCCTGCCGGTTCTGCAAGGGCAGGGTACGAAAACAGATGTCCCTGAGTTCCTTTCATTTGAAGGGCACCGGCTGGTACGTGACCGATTACGGCGGAAAGAAACCTTCTGGACAGCCCGCTGATACCTGCGCTTCGGAAGCGGAGGCGACCGGCTCGGCACTACCGGAAAAGGCAAACGGTCACGAATGACGGCATCGTAAAAAGGCCGGATGCTGCGTCGGACTTCATTCTTCGTCACGACGATGCACCATAAGTACGCCTCATTCCTTAAGGATGCGCGCGCCGTGCCTCACGGAGCTTTTTTTACAAAGCCGTCCTCTATCGGACGGCTTTCGGACTTTTTACGGGGACCATCAAAATGAAAGGTCTCAATATCAGATTACCGTGATTATTCCCGGTGATTCCGCCTCGACATGGCCGACGATTGACGCGTCGTGGATGTCGCTCTTCTTCATCTGTTCAACCATGCGGACCGCCTCCTCCACCGGCAGAGCTATGAAAAGCCCGCCCGATGTCTGAGGGTCGAAAAACACATCCATGAGCCATTCGGGGCAGGCGGGATCCTGCCGAACCATGTGCATTCGGTACGATCTGTTGCGGTGGAGGCCGCCGGGCAGCATCCCTTGTTCCACAAATTCGCCTATTCCGGGAAAGACGGGGACCTGTGACGAGCGTATCACCATGCCCGTGTCGCTTCCCTCGATCATCTCGCAGGCATGGCCCAGGAACCCGAAGCCCGTGATGTCGGTGCAGGCATGCACGGTGTAATTCAGCATGATCCCGGCAGCTTTCCGGTTCAATTCGATCATGGTTTGTGTGGTCAGCCGGACCAGATCCGGGGAAGCAATGCCCGCTTTCAGCGCCGTGTTGACGATGCCCGTCCCCAGAGGTTTGGTCAGCACCAGGGCGTCCCCCGGTCGGGCTCCCCGGTTCAACAGGAGCCTCTCCGGATGGACGGTTCCCGTGACGGAAAGACCGTACTTGATCTCCCGGTCGTCCACCGTGTGGCCCCCCACGAGGAGAACCTCTGCCTCGCGCATCATGTCGAGCCCTCCCCGAAGAATATCGTGGAGGATCGAAAAGTCCATGTCGTTCGCGGGGAAGCAGACGATGTTCATGGCCGTCAGGGGCATACCGCCCATGGCATAGACATCGGAAAGGGCGTTGGACACGGCCACCTGGCCGAAGGTGTATGGATCATCGACAATGGGGGTGAAAAAATCCACTGTCTGGATCAGGGCCAGGTCTTCCGTGAGCTTATACACCCCCGCGTCCTCGCCGTGTTCGATTCCGGCGAGCAGGTTCGGATGGGACGTAAGCGGCAGTCCACTGAGAGCTTTATTCAGGTCGCCCGGACCGATCTTGCAGGCTCACCCGGCTCCCCTGACCGTTTGGGTCAGCCGTATCGCGGTGGGGTTTTTTTCCTTCATACCTTCTCCGGCGGGGACTATCCCCTGATGATCATGGACGGCGCTTGCTGTTCGTCCTGAGATCCGTGAAAAACTCTCCATTGTGTCAGTTTGAACGTTTCCCGCAATGGCGGTACCTTGAACGCTCCTCACAACAATACCATCGAACGATCTTGTCACCCTTTGTATCGGACAGTGAGGTCTGTGTCAAACTCATTCCTGACGGTCCCGTAAAAAGTCCGAATTTCCCGGAAGCAGCGTTGTAACTCATTGGAAATATTGAGTCCGACTTTCAAAATTCGCCATATTTCGACTTCTTGCGAGGACGTCATTCCTGACGGCTTCGTACAATGGTACCGGAGGCATGCCTCCGGCACTATGCAATCACACAATCCAAAGGTTTTTTCGGGACCCTCGGCGTCTGGCCGCCGGTTCCGGTGGGGTTGTTGCCTTCGGGTCCGTTCCTGTGATATGCAGACTCCATGAAGTCGTCGGTATGAAACGTCAGCTTCCGGCGGGTCGAACGCTTGGTCCGCCCTGTCGATGAAGGGACCTTCAACCGAGCCGCGGGGATACGTGGCGCACCCGGCCCTCGCCGGCAGGGCGCATCCATAACCGGCGGACGTCCCGGGGTCCCGCCTGGATGAGAGAGCAGAGTGGCAGGAACATGATCCGTTATTACAGCACCAACAGAAACCTTATGGCTGAAGCGGGTATCACCCCTTTCAGCGGCCGGGTCACCTTTCCGGAGGCCCTCCTGCAGGGCCAGGCCCCCGACGAGGGCCTCTTCATGCCCGATACCATTCAGCGGATTTCACTGCCGCAGATCCTGTCGCTTCGGGGGAAACCCTATCCCGACGCGGCGTTTCTGGTGACGGAAGCGTTCCTCCGCCATGACATCGATCACGAATCCCTGAGGACCGTGGTTGAAGAATCCTATCCCTTCGGCGTACCTCTGGAGCGGGTTTATGACCGGAAGTACATCATGCGCCTCGACCGGGGCCCTACGGCTTCCTTTAAGGATTTCGCCGCCCGCATGATGGCCCGCCTCATGAGCCACTTCAAGGGACCCGGGAGGCGGCTGAACGTACTCGTGGCCACCTCGGGCGATACGGGAAGCGCCGTGGGGGAGGCCTTCAAGGGGGTCGAGGGGATCGATGTATACATTCTTTACCCCCGAAACGAGGTGAGCGGCCGGCAGAAAAAGCAGCTCGATACAATCGGCATGAACGTGCGGGCCCTTTCCGTAGAGGGCAAATTCGATGACTGCCAGAACCTGGTCAAAGAAGCCTTTTCAGATCCGGGGTTGGTTCACCTGAATTTTACCTCGGCCAATTCCATTAATTTCGGGCGCATCCTCCCCCAAATGGTGTACTACGTTTATGCCTATGCCCAACTGGCCCGCGACGATGGTGAAGAGATGGTCGTTTCTGTCCCGTCGGGTAACTTCGGCAACGCCCTGGGATGCGAGTACGCCCGGAGGATGGGCCTGCCCGTGCGTGTGCTGGTGATGCCCACCAACGAAAACGACGAATTTCCCCGGTTCCTGGAAAGCGGGCACTACCAGGCGGTGTCTCCTTCCCGGGCCTGCCTGTCCAACGCCATGAACGTGGGGCATCCGAGCAACCTCGCCCGCTTCTTCGATCTCTACGGCGGAACGGTTGACCGGAAAGGAAGAGTGCACAGCCTTCCCGACCTGGACCGGATGAGAAAGGCCATTTTTTCGGTCGGCGTATCCGACGCTGTGACCCGGGATACGATCAGGACCGTCTACGAACGTTACGGAACGATACTCGAGCCTCACGGCGCAGTAGGCTGGCGCGGACTCGAGACTTGGCTTGAAACGAACGGGGATTTTCCACTCTGCCTGTCCCTTGAAACGGCCCATCCGGCGAAGTTCCCCGATGAAATAATTGAATTGCTGGGGATCGTCCCGGACATGCCCGAAAGCATGGCCGGCATCGATGAGCGACGGGGCGAGCCGGTCGAACTGCCCACCG
This genomic interval from Syntrophales bacterium contains the following:
- a CDS encoding D-alanine--D-alanine ligase, encoding MTEKHEKLRVGVIFGGMSSEREVSLNSGRNVYDNLDRELYEAIPIFMDGRGGLWILPWKLVSQNTTVDIMERLVGEAERIAYEDLRKTIDLAFIALHGKYGDDGCVQGMLELLGIPYTGSGVLASALGMDKDLQQRLFVRSGIAVPRSCVISEDRWHRDPGGVEEELSSDFGFPLVTKPTREGSSFGVTIVRDREGIAGGMDSALVLDRAVLVEEYLDGIEFSCIVIEEKEGPRPLSVTEIQPRSAFFTYDDKYMPGQCRKFTPPRSIPPEAVAAIERDVVRAFETLGFRCYGRIDGFYLKNGDIFITDPNSSSGMAPSSFFFEQAAEAGMLPQDILSRLIEIALSVHGAGRDPLQI
- a CDS encoding D-alanine--D-alanine ligase, coding for MSETGRNDSPPRKTRVAVVMGGISSEREISLESGRNIFGKLPKERYEALPVFMDRRGGLWHIPLKHLMRNATADIEEDLDGGARRIPYEELKSIVDIVYIALHGKYGEDGCFQGLLELLGVPYVGSGVLGSALAMNKYVSRQLLAHAGIGVPKTLRVSREDWAAGEEPVRDDIEENIGYPCVIKPTREGCSTAVSRVTERNELGPAIEAALQWDADILVEEYIRGMEVTCGVIGTDDPRALTPSETIPTADILSLEDKFLYGQGENKTPARLTPDILERVRETALKTFVTLGLKVYARIDMFVREDGAVVVLEPNSLPGMTPATVLFHQAAESGINQSDLMDRIIRYSLEAHEKKKGPL
- a CDS encoding ABC transporter permease — its product is MSKAIALLDRFGRSVYAALEEMGNMLLLFLSTLSWAARPPFKIRLIIKQMEFVGVKSIFVVVLTGLFTGMVTTLQGYYGFRMFSAETLVGSTVALAMTRELGPVLTALMVTARAGSAMAAELGTMRVTEQIDALYVMAANPVKHLIVPRVVAGVTMLPVLTVVSVFTGIVGSYFVGVIILDINRGMFMENIPRFVDLYDLYNGLVKAAFFGLILSFVGCFKGFNTTGGAEGVGKATTEAVVISAITILISDYFLTALMF
- a CDS encoding ABC transporter ATP-binding protein yields the protein MIELRDIHKSFKNHIVLDGLNLKIEEGKTTIIIGRSGGGKSVLLKHIIGLLKPDRGTIVVDGDDITAMGDRELNEVRKKFGMLFQEAALFDSMNVLENVAFPLREHSRMKEQEIRDRVRSRLQDVGLSGVEEKMPSELSGGMKKRVGLARALAMEPRIVLFDEPTTGLDPVMTEAIDRLIFETQRNFNLTCVVISHDIKSIFAVGHRVAMLYDGRIIEYGTPEALKASSNPVVQQFLAGSLEGPISIM
- a CDS encoding MCE family protein, translated to MRSISTEAKVGIFVLVAMVILAYMSFRVGEYGFGLREGYTVSAVFESVSGLKRDAFVQIAGVEVGRVERISLKNGRAEVVMRIIPSVRLEKDVTASLRTYGILGDKYVDIAPGTPESGYLPEGGEIVYVEMPADLDKLLRELGTIANDVMAVTASLRHVIGGDEGEANLRSIVENTRDLMVNLNRVVERSDKSFGQLSESLTAASREMQRTFTALSDISERISRGEGTLGQLVENRELFDNLTTTVASIQKITDQISTGEGTIGKLIYEDETVENINLGLKSIDRSMESINRYISKTEQFRTFVGYRGEYLTRSDKAKSYFQVRIQPREDMFYILGLVSDPRGRRTITERSIGGALPVRIEEYDKSGLLFDAQIGKRFKDLALRGGIFESTGGVAADFYTLNDNLKVTLEAFDFDDERRTHLKVYAAYQLFRNVHLTAGWDDFISKHGNSSPFLGLSIHFEDRDLKYILSSVPTSP
- a CDS encoding zinc ribbon domain-containing protein, translated to MPIYEYKCDVCGKDFEVFQGISDPPVTACRFCKGRVRKQMSLSSFHLKGTGWYVTDYGGKKPSGQPADTCASEAEATGSALPEKANGHE
- the selD gene encoding selenide, water dikinase SelD, which produces MPLTSHPNLLAGIEHGEDAGVYKLTEDLALIQTVDFFTPIVDDPYTFGQVAVSNALSDVYAMGGMPLTAMNIVCFPANDMDFSILHDILRGGLDMMREAEVLLVGGHTVDDREIKYGLSVTGTVHPERLLLNRGARPGDALVLTKPLGTGIVNTALKAGIASPDLVRLTTQTMIELNRKAAGIMLNYTVHACTDITGFGFLGHACEMIEGSDTGMVIRSSQVPVFPGIGEFVEQGMLPGGLHRNRSYRMHMVRQDPACPEWLMDVFFDPQTSGGLFIALPVEEAVRMVEQMKKSDIHDASIVGHVEAESPGIITVI
- the thrC gene encoding threonine synthase, with protein sequence MREQSGRNMIRYYSTNRNLMAEAGITPFSGRVTFPEALLQGQAPDEGLFMPDTIQRISLPQILSLRGKPYPDAAFLVTEAFLRHDIDHESLRTVVEESYPFGVPLERVYDRKYIMRLDRGPTASFKDFAARMMARLMSHFKGPGRRLNVLVATSGDTGSAVGEAFKGVEGIDVYILYPRNEVSGRQKKQLDTIGMNVRALSVEGKFDDCQNLVKEAFSDPGLVHLNFTSANSINFGRILPQMVYYVYAYAQLARDDGEEMVVSVPSGNFGNALGCEYARRMGLPVRVLVMPTNENDEFPRFLESGHYQAVSPSRACLSNAMNVGHPSNLARFFDLYGGTVDRKGRVHSLPDLDRMRKAIFSVGVSDAVTRDTIRTVYERYGTILEPHGAVGWRGLETWLETNGDFPLCLSLETAHPAKFPDEIIELLGIVPDMPESMAGIDERRGEPVELPTDYQTFREYLLRNLDA